A genomic segment from uncultured Desulfuromonas sp. encodes:
- a CDS encoding metalloregulator ArsR/SmtB family transcription factor: MEQIKKERFEARARILKALAHPTRLFIVDQLEQQEHSVSELTSMVGVDVSTMSKHLSQLKQVGIIRDEKRGNQVFYSLAVPCVMNFFDCVEAVIEEQHTRYLHVLGSGRD; the protein is encoded by the coding sequence ATGGAACAGATCAAAAAAGAACGTTTTGAAGCTCGGGCACGAATTTTAAAGGCACTGGCCCATCCAACCCGGCTGTTTATTGTCGATCAGCTTGAACAACAGGAACACAGTGTCAGCGAGTTAACCTCGATGGTTGGTGTTGATGTCTCAACCATGTCCAAGCATTTGTCACAACTTAAACAGGTCGGCATTATTCGCGATGAAAAGCGGGGCAATCAGGTTTTTTACTCTTTGGCTGTCCCCTGTGTGATGAACTTTTTTGATTGCGTCGAAGCCGTGATTGAAGAGCAACATACGCGCTATCTGCACGTTCTTGGCAGTGGCCGCGATTAA